The window TGTGATCGCCTAGACCCGGGTGGTAGTTCTCTATCATTTCTTCATATCGGTCCACGAGAATCCCCCAGTAACCGTGAAGATAGTATCCGCTTTCCAGGTACACCTACAACAATATATACAGCAGCTCAAATGAGTAGTTCAACAAAACCCCCAAACCAAGCAAAGATTCGAGTCTACTACTTTACTTCAATAATAGACTTCACACAGAATGTTTGAAACCACAAGATGCAACTCACATTGTGATTTTATATGATCAAGAGACATGATAAACCACAAGATGCAACTCACATTGTTATTTGTAAGCAAAGGAATGAATGATCTTTACATGATGAAGAGATGTTAAAAACCGACAAGATGCGACTCacattgtgaatttgtgatttatGAGCAAAACAAATTGCATCTTTATGTGATAGAGAATAGAGATGTTATAAACTGACAAGAAGTAACGCACATTGTGATTtgttagcaaaaacaaaacgatCTTTAAGTGATCAAGAGACGTGTAGACTAAAATTTCccaatttagaaattttttttaccacatcaaacaaaatactgAAATGGAATCAAGTTCAAAAGCTTCAGTTCTTACCTTGTTTCCCCAAGCGTCTCGCTGAGTAGCCAACAAATAAACCATAGCAGACTGATCATCAGCTTCGAAGACAGGCCTATCCTTGAGCTCACGGGTCAAAACCTTACCAGCTTCCTCACGGATCTTCCCTTTAGGACCCATAGGAGCCCAAGTATCAAGCAAATCAAGCGCCCATTGATTGTTCCTAAGCAAGAAACTCCCAGTGTTCAACCCAATCCAATTCTTCTGATCATAAACCATCTCATTCCACCCGTGCATCACAAGATTGTAATCTTTATACCTCTCCCATGGAAGCTCAAAGGCCATATCAGTAAACATAGCATCACTATCCATCCACCAAAGGAACTCAATCTCAGGGTGTGACAACAAAAGCTTCCTAATCAACGGAAGCTTTGCCCAGAAACCAGCCATCTCCGCATCGAGAAGGGCCATGTTGTAAAAGATCTCAATCCCGTGTAACCTACAGTAATCGATCTTGTTCTTGATGGATTTCAAAAGATAGTGGTCACCGACAGGGTTCTCACACGGTTTTGGCGCCGAACCAGTAACCAAAAGAACACGTGGCTTGTTAGGTCCGATGAAATTGGGGAAGCTAGGGTTCTTAGCTAACCAATCAGATCTCTGCTCATCCCAATCTGAAATCTTGGGTCCGAGAGTGTAAGGTTTGTTCGGGTCGGGTTTCTCTTCCACACCTTCGTCAACGAATATCTTGTTGATGTCAAAGGTCTCGTAGTTATTACTCCCGCCGGAgttaccaccaccaccgtcgCCGCCGCCGGAAGAATCTCCTCCGGTCTGGATTTCTTCGAGGACACGGTGAGGCTCACCTCGTTTGCGTGTGTAGAAATGTTGACGGATCTCGTCGAGATCTTGCTCCGGGGTACCGAATTTACCGGCGCCGATCGTGCTGCGGAGGACGACTACGGTAAGAACGAGGCAGAGGATCGTTACCTTTAACTGATGGAAAGCTCTTTGGATTCTCCGGCACCGGTAAGCTCCTAAACACCTCtcaatcatcttttttttcttgagagaTTCTTCCGTGAAAGATCTGtgcttttgtgtgtgtttattaaGAGAAGATCTGAGTTTCCATTAATGTAAGAGATTCGAATTTGTGATTAACAACactgttaaaattttaaatcaaaagttACTTACGGGAGtacaagagagagaagagagaagcgaagcgaagagaagagaagagaaagagaaagagattttgtgttttttggacATGACAGTTAATATTGTCCGATTTCACTTAATTGTCGGTGGTAGTAGTGCTGTGTTAGTAGTGTTTCTCACACGTGTCGAGATCTTAGAGCGTGTGATTTGTGATCAATGATCTTGACCGTTGATGCAGTTATAGatctattaaagaaaaaaaatacaaaaactagaAATCTAACACCGTTGAAAAGTCAActcgtcattttttttttgtagttttagtGGAAAAACTCGTAATAGTGTTGTTTtatggagtatatatatatagaaaactaGTTGAAAAGAAAGAGGAGCATAAATAGCAAATGATATTCACCTTGTTCAGTTAgttaaattactaattagaggttagtagttttttttctgtttgaattTATTAATccttttatatacttttttgattagtttttgatatgtaacaatatttaagattttataattttttataattagttttaaagatttaacaaaatttaagattttataatttgtgtgtaattttttttttttttttNNNNNNNNNNNNNNNNNNNNNNNNNNNNNNNNNNNNNNNNNNNNNNNNNNNNNNNNNNNNNNNNtgtaatttttttttttttttttttgccatcatAGTACAAGATTGACTCAAACAAGTTAATGCGAAGAAATATCGTTTACATAGGTAATCAACCTCGAAACCGAGCGAACACGACGTGCAAGGTTATCGGTTTTACCATTCTGCGCGCGAGATATGTAGAATAaggaaaaagaagcaaactccTCTATGTCCTCCTTGATCTCCTCCAAATAAGGCGTAAAGGCTGGCCACTCTGCaggggaagacaccatcttcaccagatCAGAGCAGTCAGTAAGACCACATGCTGATGATCGGCTCCAATCATACAACGCATAGCCCATATGAAGGCTTCAACCTCCGCATGTAGGGGTGAGAGACTCCGACGAAGATTGGATGCCCCCATAGTAGTATCCTCCCCCATGGGCGAAGAGCAGAACCATCCTCGACCCGCAAATTGATCTGTTGCTTTCCACGAACCatcaacaaaacataaatagCTCAACGGGGACCTAGGAACCATAAGTATTCTGCCACCACTAGGCCCAACGGGAGATTAGGAGCCAACTCTGAAGTCATCTCCACCGTTTGGGCCAAAAACCATGCCTTGGATTCATCAGTCGCTATATGCAAAATCGCTAGTGGATTTGAATCcaaattattgaataatttatcaTTCCGAgatttccaaatataccacaagATCCATGGAAACATATCTTGATCTGTAATCTGGCCACACCGCCAAAATAGAAAATTCATATTGTTAAACAGAGAATCAGAGGGAAAGATTTCTGGAGCTGTTGGAAACTGTGACAATGCCCAAACCTGTTTGGCAGGAGGACACTGAAAAAGAACATGATTAATTGTCTCCTCAAGGGAACCACATAGGCCACACTCAGCATCATAACTCATACCACGCTTCCGCAGATTAGCTGTGACCGCCATGCAACCTGAGAGAACTTGCCACATGAAATGTCGGAGCTTCGGGGGACATCAAATTTTCCAAACAAAGGCCTGTAAAAGAACGATATCAGGTCCTATTACAGGAAGACCAGGTGAAACCGTCAAAGTATACCGAAGGATGTGATATCCGGATTTAACCGTATACTTCCCTGATTTAGTAAAGTGCCAACCTAACAAATCCGGTCGATCCAGTTGTCGTAGCGGTAAGGCTGAAATAATAACAACATTTTCCGGCACAAACGTAGCCAAAAGCTGAGCCATGTTCCAGGAGTTTGAACTCGTgtcaataaaaattttaacacaAAGCGCAGGGTCGAAAGACGTCCCTATGCGTAATGCTGGTCTCGGGCATTGGTGTGtaattgttttaaaacaaaaaaatataaagatatttactagtttgttttgttatatatttttcttaaattttactCACATTCTTTTTAACTTCATTTATATGTGCCAAAGtatctttctatttatatacataactaaaaaactacaggagaaagaaacagaaaatttgtaatatatgaCTGTTGTTGAATCTCTTACTACACTTGTCCAATAAAATATAAACGAATTCACActatatctacaaaaaaaaaaattaaatcaacatATACAGAAGAAAAAGGTTCTATTTCAATTGtgaataaaaatcatatatggaGTACTCTTCTTCATGTTGATATATGTTACATTATATCGCCATTTTTATCAATAGTTCTTTTACATTCtcttatattataaaccaaAGTACCTTAATCGAAAAATTCTACTTatcaaactatataaaaatatcgTTTTCTATGATACGATATTTAGAacaatttttcagaaaaaaaagttgataaCAATAAAACTACTTAACCAATGTAAGGTATGAGGAATAACAACTAGTCTAAACATTATAGTTCTTATCAATTAATCACAGTTACAAATCGATGTCCTCTAGATAATGAATTAAAATCAGCTTCACACACCCTTAAGCTTGACATAGCTTTCTCAAGGTAATGGAGATTCTTCGTTTCTGATCAATGTCTTCTCCTTGCCATACCTGAAACCCATGCTGCTTTCGGTTAATCTCGTGTTTCCATTGATACCGAGCTTCTCCAGACATGAGAATAAGAGATCCCGGGTTCAACAAAACATCTacgtattcttcttcttcttcttccttttctacGGGACTGAACCGCATCACGCAAGGTGATTCCAGAGAGACAATGGCAATTCCATCTTCAAAACGCAGCAGATCAACATGTGCACAAATCCCCTGTTAAAAAGAACATTGCCTTGTCATATTATGTTTGATTTAATGTCTGAATATTCCATGACTGATACTGTTTTCACCCATTATGCAACTCTCTTAAACTATGTAATTGTAAT is drawn from Camelina sativa cultivar DH55 chromosome 8, Cs, whole genome shotgun sequence and contains these coding sequences:
- the LOC104707845 gene encoding xyloglucan 6-xylosyltransferase 2-like; translated protein: MIERCLGAYRCRRIQRAFHQLKVTILCLVLTVVVLRSTIGAGKFGTPEQDLDEIRQHFYTRKRGEPHRVLEEIQTGGDSSGGGDGGGGNSGGSNNYETFDINKIFVDEGVEEKPDPNKPYTLGPKISDWDEQRSDWLAKNPSFPNFIGPNKPRVLLVTGSAPKPCENPVGDHYLLKSIKNKIDYCRLHGIEIFYNMALLDAEMAGFWAKLPLIRKLLLSHPEIEFLWWMDSDAMFTDMAFELPWERYKDYNLVMHGWNEMVYDQKNWIGLNTGSFLLRNNQWALDLLDTWAPMGPKGKIREEAGKVLTRELKDRPVFEADDQSAMVYLLATQRDAWGNKVYLESGYYLHGYWGILVDRYEEMIENYHPGLGDHRWPLVTHFVGCKPCGKFGDYPVERCLKQMDRAFNFGDNQILQIYGFTHKSLASRKVKRVRNETSNPLEMKDELGLLHPAFKAVKVQTNQV